From Arachis hypogaea cultivar Tifrunner chromosome 3, arahy.Tifrunner.gnm2.J5K5, whole genome shotgun sequence:
AATTGATTGATGTACTATCTAACATGtcataaatatatttaaagttaaattaatctctaaaaatatttgataattattttattaataaaatttaaaaattaagtcaAGTTAGCCTTTATATAAATCTTTTTTTAGAATCTtaaatgtttaatattttttaatcctattaattttaattttatttattatactttatCTAGCAAAAtcctttttacataaaataataaaaataatatattattaattttatatactttTATGTCTCCAACAATTATGAACATAAACAATAATTATTCATCAAAGTAAACAAAATAAATGATTACAATATTATTCTCTTATCATATTCTTAGATTTAACATTTTTCAATTTTCTCATtcatattcttaaattttaacatttttaaattttagttgtttgtgctgaaaatcttttatttaaatgattttatcaGATGGTTATTAATTATGTACTAAAAAgaacattatttttaaattttattagtcttTTATTGGACCTTTCTCTTTGAATTATTGAAATATTTTGGTTTAAATTTAGatagtttaataataaaataaactaaattaatgTTAAGTTCAATCTATTAAAGTAAAATTTGgcatatttttctaataatttaatcattaattattttgatgaacaATTATACTTATATTATAGTTGTCGTTGTAGAcataaaaagtatataaaattaataatatatattttttattattttatgtaaaaaaaacttTGTttggtaagatataataaatgaGATCAAAATTaatagtattaaaaaatattaaacatttaagattatgaataaaaataaatagagatTTATAAAAGAATTAACTTgactcaattttttaaattttagaaataaaaataatttgtgagaactttcaaaaaataatttgacTTTAAATCAGTTTAGAACATGCCAAGAAATTATTTTATGATACAGGACATTAATTTATCATATTATTATGTTACGTAACATATGGTATCTAACTCATAAAATGACTAACTAAACCTATagttatatcttttaaaaattaaataactaattttatttttaaaaaattaatttaaaaatagataattttttaagaataaaattcaGTATTAACTCAATTAAAGTATTTTGAAAATACGAAAATGAAAATTATTTTGGCATTAGATGCTCCTATATTTGAATGCTATTTATTTTGTGTATGTTCAATCTTATTGTAAGATTCTCTGACTTTGCTGATGTAAATTATGCTggttgataaataaaataaaagtccaATAACTAATTCTTGAATACTGCAGCAGCAGTATAAAGTGGACGATTTTTTGTAAATAAACAGACActtaatttggtaaaatttttattttttaaaaataatttataaaagttaatttttaaaaagatagttttaataaatacaaacaaTATCAATTGTGTTttataaaatagcttttaaaatttaaaaatattataataaacataaatataagtattaaatttaaaaattatttaacatataagattatattagacttttaaattttgaaaactacaAGTCAACTTTGAAAAATTCTATCTTAGGTACTTTCAAAAGTActccatttttttaaaaactgcAAACACAAGCAtatgatcttttttatttactaaacacaaaataagaagtttgagcttttaaaaaatatagacaCCTCTtcgaaaaattttaccaaactaaatCAAATTTTGTCCACTCTTTCAGGgagtattaaattaaaaaaatgattaaaGAACATAAATCTTTATCCATCTATgccaatttatattaataaatttgttaATAGGGTTAACATTTATTTTCTACTATAGAATATTTTCATAACATAAAAACCTTTTTTTTTGTAACTTTCAAATAAAGATACAAACAAACAAAGTAGAAACACttgtttaaaaagattttagaaatttttgtataaataaaaatatgtacagaaatcactaaaatataattaatcactTCTTAAAATTAAAAGACGCCACtcaatttacaacaaaaataaaaaataaaaaagataattaatttgaAATGAAAAGAACATATTTTTTTCACACAAAATGATTTATTATGAGATACAATCTGCACTTAAATTCAAAATGAAGTACCTAGAAAactagaaattaattttttccctTATAATATGATGAAGGTTCTTGCAGAAGTTGTCAATATAAGTGGAGTCCAAATCTTTAAGAAGCAAAATGTGTCTTAATTTAGCATGGTTAGCTCTGAGTGTTTTACTTGTTTGATTCTCATCATCCATCAAAATAGTGACAGCTTTGCACACACTTTCCTTGGTGTAGAATCCATCTTGTTCCCCCTTTTCCACTTCCAAACCAACTTGCAAGTAGTTTGCCATCATTCTTGCATTAAGGAACTGGTCACCACCATTTGGAAGCAACACTATTTGACACTCATTCAGCAATGCCTCTGTACACGAGCTTGATCCACAATGTGTAATGAAGCAACCCACAGAAGGGTGTTCCAATATCAATGGCTGTTGGATCCACCCTCCATACACAATTCCTCTTCCTGCAACCCTCTCTTCGAACCCTTCTGGTAGCGCCTCTCCAACTGAATCGAACCCAACTGGGGCTTTCAATGCCGCTAGAAACGGCATGTTGGTGAGTTCAAGACCCAGCAGCAATTCTTTGAACAGATTTGGTTGTAACCAGCACTCACTTCCAAAACAACAATAAACCACTGAACCTCTTTTGAACCCTTGAAGCCATGAACCCCATTTTTCGTCTAGACTAGCATTGGGTCGCTCCAGAACTGGTCCTGATAGAATCACAGGCTTCTTGAATTGTTCCTCTACGTAGTCAAGGTAAGGCCCTTCAATTTCCCTGCATGTTCTATATGCCAAAGCGTCAGATTCAACCATGGTAGTGAATATACGTTCACCGAAAAGAACATTGCTGCCGAAAGTTATGTTTCTCATGTTATATATTTGTCGTGCCTCATGTGTATGAAGCGTTATAGACGACGAAGCAGGGTACCCTGGAGGAGGATGCGTTAGATCAACATGATTGTGTATTCCTTGATTGATCCTTGCAGGGGAGAGAACATAGCCTACCATCACAGAACGCGCAGTGCAATAATGAATGGCTTTGATTCCTAGACTCCTTGCCAGTGGTGGCAACCAGTGAGTGAAATAGTCATAGAAAACAATATCAGGTTTAAGAGTAGAAAGATGGGTTTCCATTACTTGTTGAGTTTGATCCATGGCAGTCATGAGGACTGCACGCAAAGGCGGAGACACATCTGAGGTGGTTTCAGCATGTGGTGGAAGGCCTTCAACATGAGGAACAGTGACGGTGACAAAGGTGATAAGGTTGGGGTGGTGATTGAAGGAAGCTAATTTGGATTGTGTTGTTTTTGGGGCGAAGAATGTGATATTGTGGCCTTTTTCGGCTAACTTGTTGGCTAAGTGGAAGTGTGCAGTTTGGTGCCCAAGAGCTAGCCATGGATACATTGCTATCTTCAAAGAAGCTGCTGATGATTCCATTCTTGTTGATTTCATTCAACCTTAGAAAGGATGAGTAAGATTCATGACGGATTAGGTTTATATAATACTTTTTGCCGGATACAAGGCTCAGTTAGGTTGACCGAGTAAAATAAGAATAACGGATTCATGAGtaagattcaatttttttatttgctatGAAAAATGTTTAGTGACTTGACTAAGTTGATCCTCTAATTTAGATTTATCAAGTTTAGGTTGAACTATGTGAGAAGTAATTTGTGTTATTTGTACtatcttttgttctttgtttATGTGAACGATGATTTATGATAGATAATTTGAGTAAGAGGAATAAGGGAATTTAAGGAAGAGTAGTTTACACACTTTTTCAAACTTATATTAGTGgctctttttaattatttaattttagtgttGTAATTTGTGAAGTTCTAATTTTGGtgttctactttttttttctcaacATATTGTAAATGATCTAACTGTCTAGGCCGTTGTTTTGATATAAAGAAATTGATCTATGCTTTATCACACTGATTTCTGTATTTTGTAACTCACTGGTTTCAGTTATTTGTGTTTTTAGTATCGATTTCATGGATTGGATTGCTCTTTTATTTCCTGTTTTTATAAACTTTCTTTGGTTTATGACTAGAATTACTTTTTATATCTTTAAATGATGCTTTCTTTAGTTAATCTCAAATGGTTAGGGAGCTGTAGAAAAATGTTACTTGATTTGAAGTTAATCTCAAATTGCTTAATGCCTTTTTAGGTTCATAGGCGACTTCCAAATTTTTCTCAACTAAATGGCGCGGCTATGCTACTGAGTATGTTTTAAATCATACATTACAGAACCATGCTCATAAAATAATaagggtttaattactctattgattcttataattttgtgaaatatttaattaggtttttatatatttttttaattaagttctcacaccaattttttttttaattggatctctacacttttttttattatttggatttctgtacgaattttttttttagttgcaaatttttttttagttaaaaaaaattagtgcaagaacccaattaaaaagaaaaataaaatataaggacataattaaaaatttcgcaaaactatagagaccaacagagtaattgaACCAATAATAAATAGTAAAGCTATATGCCTAGAACCTTCAAAAGCTATATTGTTGCTGATTTTGTTCATCTTATCattgttttccttattttttagttatttgtcttttatttttgttttgattataGATTTATGTTTCTAACCTAAGGTAAGGAAAAGAAAATCACATGACTTTGCTTCATAAGCACCATAATTCATGAATCCAGTTATCATAAGAAACATATCGTGAATATTTACTATGAAATaagttttttgtttctttctcttgttTGCGATAAGTTATAAATCTAGAAGATTCATATCTTATGGACTCGTTGAGAATGATTCTGATCTAGTTCATGGTCTATTAGAAGTAGAAGGCGCTCTGA
This genomic window contains:
- the LOC112774677 gene encoding UDP-glycosyltransferase 79B30 encodes the protein MKSTRMESSAASLKIAMYPWLALGHQTAHFHLANKLAEKGHNITFFAPKTTQSKLASFNHHPNLITFVTVTVPHVEGLPPHAETTSDVSPPLRAVLMTAMDQTQQVMETHLSTLKPDIVFYDYFTHWLPPLARSLGIKAIHYCTARSVMVGYVLSPARINQGIHNHVDLTHPPPGYPASSSITLHTHEARQIYNMRNITFGSNVLFGERIFTTMVESDALAYRTCREIEGPYLDYVEEQFKKPVILSGPVLERPNASLDEKWGSWLQGFKRGSVVYCCFGSECWLQPNLFKELLLGLELTNMPFLAALKAPVGFDSVGEALPEGFEERVAGRGIVYGGWIQQPLILEHPSVGCFITHCGSSSCTEALLNECQIVLLPNGGDQFLNARMMANYLQVGLEVEKGEQDGFYTKESVCKAVTILMDDENQTSKTLRANHAKLRHILLLKDLDSTYIDNFCKNLHHIIREKINF